Proteins found in one Corynebacterium canis genomic segment:
- the dop gene encoding depupylase/deamidase Dop, with the protein MVRFLGTETEYGIATPSDPTVSPIITSTHLVVAYAGKSQRTRWDFAPESPLRDLRGFDLRRYHTVPVVDPQALGVANVVTAAGARFYVDHAHPEYSAPETTNAWDAMVYDAAGDLVLQSAVAAVAEITALGQSVLDKHAPCPPLKVYKNNVDGKGASYGAHENYLYHRSTDFDVLAQALIPFFIARQVIIGAGRVGLGQHGEQPGFQISQRADYIEQQISLETTLNRGIINTRDESHATDELARLHVIIGDANMSQTSNFLKLGMTKLVIDAIEQGVDFTDLAVVAPVPEVSRVSRDLTCTHRIPLCDGRALTAIELLRVYHSRTSPQNAVDTRVWEMWAEVMDLLESDPLSTSHLLDWTAKLALLRAFEARNVSWSDPKMALIDLQYSDIDPAKSLYHALVRKGRMVTLASEAEIAAAAHTPPSDSRAYLRGRMMSRFGAEIAAANWDSLTLSDGSTIPMPTPADGTFDQVGHLVESATSAAEVAAGIA; encoded by the coding sequence ATGGTTCGTTTTCTAGGTACGGAAACGGAATACGGGATCGCAACGCCCAGTGATCCGACCGTGAGCCCGATCATTACCTCCACGCACCTGGTGGTGGCGTATGCTGGCAAGTCGCAGCGCACGCGGTGGGACTTCGCCCCGGAATCGCCATTGCGGGATTTACGAGGCTTTGACCTGCGGCGTTACCACACCGTGCCGGTGGTTGATCCGCAGGCCCTCGGCGTGGCCAATGTGGTGACCGCCGCCGGCGCTCGGTTTTATGTGGACCACGCGCATCCGGAGTATTCCGCCCCCGAAACTACCAACGCATGGGACGCAATGGTATACGATGCAGCCGGGGATTTGGTCTTGCAATCCGCCGTCGCCGCAGTGGCGGAGATCACCGCCTTGGGTCAGTCGGTTTTGGACAAACATGCGCCGTGCCCGCCATTAAAGGTGTATAAAAACAATGTCGATGGCAAGGGCGCCTCGTACGGTGCGCACGAAAACTATTTGTATCATCGTTCCACCGATTTTGATGTATTGGCCCAAGCCCTGATCCCGTTTTTCATTGCGCGGCAAGTAATTATCGGCGCGGGGCGCGTGGGTTTGGGTCAGCATGGGGAGCAGCCGGGCTTTCAAATCAGCCAACGCGCGGATTATATTGAGCAGCAGATTTCCCTAGAGACGACGTTAAATCGCGGCATAATTAATACTCGTGATGAGTCCCACGCCACGGACGAATTGGCCCGCCTGCACGTGATTATTGGCGACGCAAACATGTCCCAAACCTCGAATTTCCTCAAACTCGGCATGACAAAATTGGTCATCGACGCCATCGAGCAGGGCGTTGATTTCACCGATCTTGCCGTGGTCGCCCCCGTGCCCGAGGTGAGCCGCGTTTCCCGCGACCTTACATGCACGCACCGCATCCCGCTTTGCGACGGCCGCGCCCTCACCGCAATCGAACTCTTGCGCGTGTACCACTCCCGGACCAGCCCGCAGAATGCCGTGGATACACGAGTGTGGGAAATGTGGGCGGAGGTCATGGATCTGCTGGAATCCGATCCGCTGAGCACCTCGCACCTGCTGGATTGGACGGCGAAGCTGGCCCTGCTGCGCGCCTTTGAGGCGCGAAACGTGTCTTGGTCCGATCCGAAAATGGCGTTGATCGATCTCCAATATTCGGATATCGACCCCGCAAAAAGCCTCTACCACGCCTTGGTCCGCAAAGGCCGCATGGTTACGCTTGCCAGCGAGGCGGAAATCGCCGCGGCGGCGCACACCCCGCCGTCGGATTCGCGCGCGTATCTTCGGGGCCGCATGATGTCTCGCTTTGGTGCCGAGATCGCGGCGGCAAACTGGGACAGCTTGACCCTTTCCGATGGTTCCACGATCCCAATGCCAACCCCGGCCGATGGCACCTTCGATCAGGTTGGCCACTTGGTGGAGTCCGCCACATCGGCAGCCGAGGTCGCGGCCGGCATCGCCTAG
- the arc gene encoding proteasome ATPase, whose translation METADLQRRIQQLGARNAKLAELLKASRDKLAVLREELQQLADPPSTYGIYLEPSQGGRTAEVFTLNRRMRLVVSPMVDKTQLLPGVRVRLGESSQVVEVCGKEDAGDLAVITELLGRRVLVADSTGEERLVRLAAGVVPKRGDTVLVDVRAGYAFEVIPKAEVSKLSLEEVPDVSYADIGGLDEQIEAIHDAVELPFAHPELYHNYQLRPPKGVLLYGPPGCGKTLIAKAVARSLAERSGDNGKSYFLNVKGPELLNKYVGETERQIRVIFDRARELAEEGRPVVVFFDEMESIFRTRGSGVSSDMETTVVPQLLTELDGVEGLDNVIVIGATNREELIDPAILRPGRLDVKIRVHRPDRAGSRDIFGRYITDELPLAEPAADLIDIAVEQLFTDKPFVELTLVDGSTEVLHYRDFVSGAMIANIVDRAKKNAIKDQIHGVGCGITRQHLIAAINAENRENEDLPNTSKPDEWSRITGRHGLRVVEAKVLIDAGVET comes from the coding sequence ATGGAAACAGCAGACCTGCAACGCCGTATTCAACAATTAGGGGCCCGCAATGCCAAGCTCGCGGAGCTGTTGAAGGCCTCCCGGGACAAACTTGCGGTGCTGCGGGAGGAGCTGCAGCAGCTGGCGGACCCGCCGAGCACCTATGGCATTTACCTTGAGCCCAGCCAGGGCGGCCGGACCGCCGAGGTGTTTACGCTGAACCGGCGTATGCGTTTGGTGGTCTCGCCGATGGTTGATAAGACGCAATTATTGCCCGGGGTGCGCGTGCGTTTGGGCGAATCTTCGCAGGTAGTTGAGGTGTGCGGCAAGGAGGACGCCGGCGACCTCGCGGTGATCACCGAGCTGTTGGGCCGCCGGGTGCTGGTCGCGGATTCCACGGGGGAGGAGCGGCTCGTGCGGCTGGCGGCGGGCGTCGTGCCCAAGCGCGGCGATACCGTGCTTGTCGACGTCCGCGCCGGTTACGCGTTCGAAGTCATCCCCAAGGCCGAGGTGTCCAAGCTTTCCTTGGAGGAAGTCCCAGATGTGAGTTATGCCGATATCGGCGGTTTGGATGAGCAGATCGAGGCGATCCACGATGCGGTCGAACTCCCATTCGCGCACCCCGAGCTGTATCACAATTATCAATTGCGGCCGCCGAAGGGCGTGTTGCTGTACGGCCCGCCCGGGTGCGGGAAAACCTTGATTGCCAAGGCGGTGGCCCGCTCCCTTGCCGAACGTTCTGGCGATAATGGGAAGTCTTATTTCCTGAACGTGAAAGGCCCCGAATTGCTCAATAAATATGTCGGGGAAACGGAGCGGCAGATCCGCGTGATCTTCGACCGCGCCCGCGAGCTGGCGGAAGAGGGGCGGCCCGTGGTGGTCTTTTTTGATGAAATGGAGTCTATTTTCCGCACGCGAGGTAGTGGGGTCAGCTCCGATATGGAAACTACGGTGGTGCCCCAATTGCTTACGGAACTCGATGGGGTTGAGGGGCTGGATAATGTGATTGTTATCGGCGCCACGAACCGCGAGGAGCTTATCGACCCCGCCATTTTGCGCCCCGGTCGCCTCGACGTGAAGATCCGTGTGCATCGCCCCGATCGCGCCGGATCCCGCGATATTTTCGGGCGTTATATTACCGATGAACTGCCGCTCGCCGAGCCCGCCGCGGACCTTATTGATATCGCCGTGGAACAATTGTTTACGGATAAGCCTTTTGTGGAGTTAACGCTGGTTGATGGCTCCACGGAGGTGCTGCATTACCGGGATTTTGTGTCTGGGGCGATGATAGCCAATATCGTCGACCGGGCGAAGAAAAACGCTATTAAAGACCAGATTCATGGCGTGGGTTGTGGGATCACTCGCCAGCATTTGATCGCCGCTATTAATGCGGAAAATCGCGAAAACGAGGATCTGCCAAATACCTCGAAGCCGGATGAATGGTCGCGGATTACCGGCCGCCATGGGCTGCGGGTTGTGGAGGCAAAAGTACTTATCGATGCAGGAGTCGAAACATAA
- a CDS encoding tRNA (adenine-N1)-methyltransferase, which translates to MAYSGPFQPGDRVQLTDAKRRHFTIVLTPGEFFFTHKGGIAHDDIIGQHEGTVVESAQGGQYLCFRHLLVDHVLSMPRGAAVIYPKDAAQILVEGDIFPGARVLEAGAGSGALSMSLLRAIGPSGELFSYEIREDHLEFARQNVCEYFGEMPPNWHLRLDDFNNATVASLGGPVDRVILDMLEPWECLNTVSKLLQPGGVFMTYVATVPQLMKVMEGIREQRCFTEPRAWESLVREWKVEGLATRPEHRMNAHTAFLVWTRRLADGTVAPRPQRRARK; encoded by the coding sequence ATGGCATACTCTGGCCCGTTTCAGCCGGGAGACCGCGTTCAATTAACGGACGCGAAACGCAGGCACTTTACCATTGTCCTTACCCCGGGCGAATTCTTTTTCACGCACAAAGGTGGCATTGCCCACGATGACATCATTGGTCAGCACGAAGGCACGGTGGTCGAATCCGCGCAAGGAGGACAGTACCTGTGTTTCCGTCACCTCTTGGTCGATCACGTGCTTTCCATGCCGCGCGGCGCGGCGGTAATCTACCCCAAAGACGCCGCGCAGATCCTTGTGGAAGGCGATATTTTCCCCGGTGCGCGGGTGCTGGAGGCGGGCGCGGGTTCCGGCGCATTGTCTATGTCTTTGTTGCGGGCAATTGGGCCCAGCGGCGAATTGTTTTCGTATGAGATTCGGGAAGATCACCTGGAATTCGCCCGGCAGAACGTGTGCGAATATTTCGGGGAAATGCCGCCGAATTGGCACCTGCGGTTAGATGATTTCAATAATGCCACCGTGGCGAGTTTGGGTGGCCCCGTGGATCGGGTGATCTTGGATATGTTGGAGCCGTGGGAATGTTTGAACACGGTTTCAAAACTCCTCCAACCCGGCGGCGTGTTTATGACGTACGTGGCCACGGTGCCGCAGCTTATGAAGGTGATGGAGGGGATTCGGGAGCAGCGGTGCTTTACCGAGCCGCGGGCGTGGGAGTCGCTGGTGCGCGAGTGGAAGGTGGAGGGCTTGGCTACTCGCCCGGAGCACCGCATGAACGCCCATACCGCGTTTTTGGTGTGGACGCGGCGGCTTGCGGACGGCACCGTCGCCCCGCGACCCCAACGCCGCGCCCGAAAATAG
- a CDS encoding M18 family aminopeptidase: protein MRNFPAFLNASPSSFHAAAEVSNMLTGFRQQDETQPWDASPGGHYLIRGGAIVAWWIPESPRHAFRIVGSHTDSPGFMLKPTPEATVAHWQQAQVEVYGSPILASWFDRELQFAGRIVLRDGTETLVATPPAFRIPHLAIHLSRENNLTLDKQQHMQPIFAAREGAGGVLDLLAGAVGVDKHDIAAWDLITRDAQPARVFGMEDAYIAAGRLDNLSSVYASARAFVQATADATDILVLACFDHEEIGSATTSGAAGPLLQDVLTRTAYALGADEDALRRMYARSSCVSADAAHAVHPNYVQKYDPATGAQMNAGPVLKINANQRYATTAPTSALWLRACAAADVPVQRFVSRNDVPCGSTIGPITATRLGIPTVDVGVPLLSMHSARELAGVRDMEWFTSALHAYFVD, encoded by the coding sequence ATGCGTAATTTCCCAGCTTTCCTCAATGCCTCGCCAAGTAGTTTTCATGCGGCGGCTGAGGTTTCGAACATGCTTACCGGTTTCCGTCAGCAAGACGAGACACAACCGTGGGATGCCAGCCCCGGCGGGCATTACCTTATTCGAGGTGGCGCGATTGTCGCCTGGTGGATTCCGGAATCGCCCCGGCACGCGTTCCGCATCGTCGGTTCGCACACCGATTCGCCAGGTTTTATGCTGAAGCCTACCCCCGAGGCAACCGTGGCGCACTGGCAGCAGGCGCAGGTGGAGGTATATGGTTCACCCATTCTGGCCTCGTGGTTCGACCGGGAACTACAGTTCGCAGGCAGGATCGTCCTGCGGGACGGCACGGAAACCTTGGTAGCCACGCCACCGGCGTTCCGCATCCCGCACTTGGCCATCCATCTTTCGCGTGAGAATAATCTCACCCTGGATAAGCAACAGCACATGCAGCCGATCTTCGCGGCCCGGGAGGGTGCGGGCGGCGTGTTGGACTTGCTGGCGGGTGCGGTGGGCGTCGATAAGCACGACATTGCCGCGTGGGACCTTATTACGCGCGACGCACAACCCGCACGGGTATTCGGCATGGAGGATGCCTATATCGCCGCCGGAAGGCTGGACAACCTTTCGTCCGTATATGCGAGCGCCCGCGCGTTTGTGCAGGCCACGGCCGATGCGACGGACATCCTCGTGCTGGCGTGCTTCGACCACGAGGAAATCGGCAGCGCAACCACCAGCGGCGCGGCGGGACCACTCTTGCAGGATGTGCTGACGCGCACCGCATACGCCTTGGGGGCGGACGAGGACGCCTTGCGGCGTATGTATGCACGTTCGAGCTGCGTTTCCGCCGATGCCGCGCACGCGGTGCACCCGAACTACGTACAAAAGTACGATCCCGCGACGGGGGCGCAGATGAATGCCGGGCCGGTGCTCAAGATCAACGCCAACCAACGCTACGCCACCACCGCGCCCACATCGGCATTGTGGTTGCGCGCCTGCGCCGCCGCCGATGTGCCCGTGCAACGCTTTGTCAGCCGCAATGACGTGCCCTGCGGTTCCACGATCGGGCCGATCACGGCGACGCGGCTGGGCATCCCGACGGTGGACGTGGGCGTTCCATTGTTGTCCATGCACTCCGCGCGCGAGTTAGCAGGTGTGCGCGATATGGAGTGGTTTACCAGTGCGTTACACGCATACTTTGTCGATTAG
- a CDS encoding ABC transporter ATP-binding protein, whose product MPLLQLDEVSVGVGETPICHEVSLTIQEGETHVLLGPNGSGKSSLLHAIMGVGPFTVTGGKILFRGKDITDMDVTERAKSGVGMAFQRPPKMPGVTVSQLAAAMHAEPAVARAAETLRLGHLHDREVNCGFSGGETKRWEIMKLLLQKPDLCLFDEPESGVDLEHVAVVGHAVQELLKEPGSAGARGALIVTHTGFILDHVDATIAHLMVAGRIVDSGDPRELFERIRLHGYHT is encoded by the coding sequence GTGCCCCTATTGCAGTTGGACGAGGTTTCCGTCGGGGTCGGCGAAACCCCCATCTGCCACGAAGTCTCACTCACCATCCAAGAGGGCGAAACTCACGTTCTTCTTGGGCCAAATGGTTCCGGGAAATCGTCATTGCTTCACGCAATCATGGGCGTAGGTCCGTTCACTGTAACGGGCGGGAAAATCCTTTTCCGTGGCAAAGATATCACCGATATGGATGTCACCGAACGCGCAAAGTCCGGAGTTGGCATGGCGTTCCAACGCCCGCCGAAAATGCCGGGTGTTACGGTCTCCCAATTGGCCGCAGCGATGCACGCAGAGCCCGCCGTGGCTCGCGCCGCAGAAACATTAAGACTGGGCCATCTTCATGACCGCGAAGTGAACTGCGGTTTTTCCGGCGGCGAAACCAAACGCTGGGAAATCATGAAGCTACTGCTGCAAAAACCGGATCTGTGTTTGTTCGATGAACCGGAATCGGGCGTGGATCTTGAACACGTTGCAGTGGTAGGCCACGCGGTCCAAGAATTGCTCAAGGAGCCGGGTAGCGCCGGCGCCCGAGGCGCGCTGATTGTGACCCACACAGGATTCATCCTCGATCACGTTGATGCCACGATCGCCCACCTTATGGTTGCTGGTCGCATCGTTGATTCCGGCGATCCCCGTGAACTATTCGAACGTATTCGCCTTCACGGATACCACACCTAA
- a CDS encoding SufD family Fe-S cluster assembly protein — MNTKPAPVTPVTGLGHTSVNPDLLKTVGYVPETESSATSILVDHHVEHMVTHDGQVEIMPLADALVTYPWLQELMFSLIDPTSDEVLRRAFESTRRPFGTFTWVHDNAVLDKPLQSFTLMTVPQERQYMHDITVIGEGAVVDSISGAAVTEHMTHGTHVSVSETFIHPKARVRSLDVERWGAQMDVRSYSGTKIAEGAVCSSISVAVNAIRSHIASSYTVLDDDAVDTNHSVVFAPTGTHRKVQSIVELKGDRSRCEQVARMVSDGGDIENETTLFGRGDGTSGFLQCDGLMISPDGTITSVPALVAATDTAQLSHEASVGMVDSDRLEYLMSTGLDEDEARDLIVRGFLDVEDRDIPDNLRHTVAGLIAKARAGAM; from the coding sequence ATGAACACCAAACCAGCCCCTGTCACCCCAGTTACTGGGCTGGGGCACACCTCAGTCAACCCGGACCTGCTGAAGACGGTGGGGTACGTGCCGGAGACCGAGTCAAGCGCGACGTCGATACTCGTCGACCACCACGTTGAGCACATGGTCACGCACGACGGCCAAGTGGAGATCATGCCGCTTGCCGACGCCCTGGTCACCTACCCGTGGCTGCAAGAACTCATGTTCTCACTGATCGATCCTACGAGCGATGAAGTGCTGCGCCGCGCATTCGAATCCACCCGCCGCCCCTTTGGCACCTTCACGTGGGTTCACGACAATGCCGTATTGGATAAGCCCCTGCAATCCTTCACCCTGATGACGGTGCCGCAGGAACGCCAATACATGCACGACATCACTGTGATCGGCGAGGGAGCGGTGGTGGATTCCATCTCCGGCGCCGCCGTAACCGAACATATGACGCACGGCACCCACGTCTCCGTCTCCGAGACCTTTATCCACCCCAAGGCACGCGTGCGTTCCCTCGATGTGGAACGCTGGGGCGCACAAATGGATGTGCGATCCTACAGCGGCACCAAGATCGCGGAAGGCGCCGTATGCAGCTCCATTTCGGTCGCCGTCAATGCGATCCGCAGCCACATCGCATCGTCCTACACCGTCCTCGATGACGACGCCGTGGACACCAACCACTCCGTCGTGTTTGCGCCCACCGGTACCCACCGCAAAGTGCAATCCATCGTCGAACTGAAGGGCGATCGGTCGCGCTGTGAACAGGTCGCCCGCATGGTTTCCGACGGTGGCGACATTGAAAACGAAACCACCCTCTTCGGGCGCGGCGATGGCACCAGCGGATTCCTGCAATGCGACGGCCTGATGATCTCGCCCGACGGCACCATCACCTCCGTGCCCGCACTCGTCGCGGCCACCGACACCGCGCAACTCTCGCACGAAGCGAGCGTGGGCATGGTGGATTCCGACAGGCTGGAATACCTGATGTCCACCGGCCTGGACGAAGACGAGGCGCGCGATCTGATCGTCCGCGGCTTCCTCGATGTTGAGGATCGCGATATCCCCGACAACCTCCGGCACACCGTTGCCGGGCTCATCGCCAAAGCACGCGCAGGTGCGATGTAG
- a CDS encoding RecB family exonuclease — protein sequence MNQPRPLALSPSRAGDYQQCPLLYRLRAIDRLPEPKTVAQVKGTLVHAVLEEMHKLPREQRLYPAAVKRLKPQWAAMCKEDGDLQTLVPEDQLYDFLVECRSLLRGYFSMENPQGFDAHECEMYVDTVLPNGVPVRGFIDRVDIAPTGEVRVVDYKTGKKPLPRYSQQAQFQMRFYALVYWRLFQVIPTQLRLMYLKVIDSMFLTPSREELEYFERDLGDLWSKIEGDGKSGIFRTRTSKLCGWCPHQKLCPEFGGTPPAYPGWPGSTAD from the coding sequence GTGAACCAGCCTCGACCTCTCGCCCTCTCCCCCTCCCGCGCCGGGGACTACCAGCAATGCCCCCTGCTCTACCGGTTGCGCGCCATCGACCGACTACCCGAACCCAAAACCGTGGCCCAGGTCAAAGGCACCCTAGTGCACGCGGTACTCGAAGAAATGCACAAGCTGCCCAGGGAGCAGCGGCTCTACCCAGCCGCCGTCAAACGACTAAAACCGCAATGGGCGGCCATGTGCAAGGAAGACGGCGACCTCCAAACGCTGGTGCCGGAGGATCAACTCTACGATTTCCTCGTCGAATGCCGCAGCCTGTTGCGCGGCTATTTCAGCATGGAAAACCCGCAAGGCTTCGATGCGCACGAATGCGAAATGTATGTGGATACCGTGCTACCCAACGGGGTTCCAGTGCGCGGGTTTATTGACCGCGTAGATATCGCCCCAACCGGCGAAGTACGCGTGGTGGACTATAAAACCGGCAAAAAGCCCCTCCCCAGGTACAGCCAACAAGCGCAATTCCAAATGCGCTTCTACGCGCTGGTGTACTGGCGGCTGTTTCAGGTTATCCCGACGCAATTGCGCCTCATGTATTTAAAGGTAATCGACTCCATGTTTCTTACGCCCTCGCGGGAGGAACTCGAATACTTTGAGCGGGATCTGGGCGATCTGTGGTCCAAGATCGAAGGCGATGGAAAAAGCGGGATATTCCGGACGCGCACCTCGAAGCTATGCGGTTGGTGCCCGCACCAAAAACTCTGCCCCGAATTCGGTGGCACACCGCCGGCATATCCCGGGTGGCCGGGAAGCACCGCCGATTAA
- a CDS encoding AAA family ATPase has product MIVKSPFDPRLGVIPELVAACDWPVAEFSASAPRGCLLLGFPGAGKTTVLDGLEQAARNNNWAVIAENATAGVSARFRDAHVPALMDALGISVHGRRVTGVSAPQFFGVARQEQSSSAGVLHESFKQIVEVLAQHNSGVLITIDDLNAHTFTEFEEIFAAIAPLLRASAYVRVVATMSPYEFGKLPQNKQELPGCVIEKCAPLSLTQVRELFINAAAQLEWQWEETALTKAVAATHGYPLLVQLIGHHCIDAAKQSGRLDDLCVQQAQSIALQEFAELVVRPLLAELSGLDLVFLQAVAAEEGPVKIANIVARMGRSADTIAQYRRRLVDRGLLEMARRGWVDFALPGMRECLRQLH; this is encoded by the coding sequence ATGATCGTGAAGTCCCCCTTCGACCCCCGGCTGGGCGTTATCCCCGAATTAGTCGCTGCGTGCGATTGGCCGGTTGCGGAGTTTTCGGCGAGCGCGCCGCGTGGCTGTTTGCTCCTAGGGTTCCCCGGTGCCGGGAAGACAACGGTCCTTGACGGCCTTGAACAGGCCGCGCGGAATAATAATTGGGCGGTGATTGCGGAAAACGCGACTGCCGGTGTTTCTGCGCGATTCAGAGACGCACATGTGCCCGCTTTAATGGATGCATTAGGGATTTCGGTTCACGGCCGCAGGGTCACCGGAGTTTCCGCCCCGCAATTCTTTGGTGTTGCGCGCCAGGAACAATCCTCGTCGGCGGGAGTCCTGCACGAGAGTTTTAAGCAGATCGTGGAAGTCCTCGCGCAACATAACAGTGGTGTACTTATCACCATCGATGACCTCAACGCACATACTTTCACGGAATTCGAAGAGATTTTCGCCGCCATTGCGCCGCTTTTGCGCGCGAGCGCTTACGTCCGTGTCGTGGCAACAATGTCACCCTATGAATTTGGCAAGCTTCCCCAAAACAAACAGGAGTTGCCGGGGTGTGTAATCGAGAAATGCGCGCCATTGAGCCTAACCCAGGTGCGGGAATTGTTTATCAATGCGGCGGCGCAGCTGGAATGGCAGTGGGAAGAAACAGCACTGACAAAGGCGGTGGCGGCGACGCATGGTTATCCGCTTCTCGTGCAATTAATTGGCCACCATTGCATAGACGCGGCGAAACAATCCGGCCGCCTCGATGATCTTTGCGTCCAACAAGCTCAATCAATTGCGCTGCAAGAATTCGCGGAGCTTGTGGTGCGCCCATTGTTGGCGGAATTGTCTGGCTTAGATCTGGTGTTTTTACAAGCGGTTGCGGCCGAAGAGGGGCCGGTAAAAATCGCGAATATTGTGGCGCGAATGGGGCGTTCGGCGGATACTATTGCCCAGTATCGCAGGCGCCTTGTGGACCGTGGTTTGCTTGAAATGGCGCGTCGCGGCTGGGTCGATTTTGCCCTGCCGGGAATGCGGGAATGTCTCCGCCAATTGCATTAA
- a CDS encoding ABC transporter ATP-binding protein, with amino-acid sequence MTKTYGEPPAEVRALDDVSVDIPAGKFIVVLGASGSGKSTLLNMLGGMDTPTSGTLLFNGTDISNYSAKQLTKFRKNEVGFVFQSYNLLSDLTAKENVEFSTEIAGIPREYATEALEKVGLGDRLDHYPAQLSGGQQQRVSIARGLAKKPAVLLCDEPTGALDFQTGIKVLEVLHQLHRENNTSIIVITHNQDIANIADLVLTMRSGKIIDIESNANPLSPAEVKW; translated from the coding sequence GTGACGAAAACCTATGGCGAACCACCGGCCGAAGTGCGCGCGCTCGACGACGTTAGCGTGGATATTCCCGCAGGCAAATTCATTGTTGTCCTAGGAGCCAGCGGTTCCGGCAAAAGTACCCTACTTAATATGCTTGGCGGAATGGATACCCCAACCTCGGGCACATTGCTTTTTAATGGCACGGACATTTCGAACTATTCCGCGAAACAATTGACAAAGTTTCGGAAAAACGAAGTTGGGTTCGTATTCCAATCATATAACCTATTGTCGGACCTTACCGCGAAAGAGAACGTGGAATTCTCCACCGAAATCGCGGGCATTCCCCGGGAATACGCCACCGAGGCATTAGAAAAAGTGGGCCTAGGCGACAGGCTCGACCATTACCCCGCCCAATTATCCGGCGGGCAACAACAACGCGTCTCAATCGCCCGTGGTTTGGCGAAAAAACCGGCGGTGCTGTTATGCGACGAGCCGACCGGCGCCCTAGATTTCCAAACCGGCATCAAAGTGCTGGAGGTGCTGCATCAGCTACATCGGGAAAACAACACTTCGATCATTGTGATCACGCACAATCAAGACATAGCGAATATCGCTGACCTAGTGCTCACAATGCGCAGCGGAAAGATCATTGATATTGAATCCAACGCCAACCCACTAAGCCCGGCCGAGGTGAAGTGGTAG